The following coding sequences are from one Candidatus Eremiobacterota bacterium window:
- a CDS encoding SUMF1/EgtB/PvdO family nonheme iron enzyme, translated as MDTLAPARLDREAMAARYRANRRRTAGLFALIAPEAYEEAPLPLRHPFVFYDGHIPGFAFITLVRDALKRPSVDPDFEKLFNRGIDPRDASAAAQHKRTAWPDRATVRRFTDACDAAIFEAFANAQLDDPAVPNLVHAEAAWNVLEHEEMHHETFTYIVHRLAREKQRGPRFEHRDVAPPRRDPIEIPAGRATLGARRGAIPFGWDNEFDEHAVDVGAFDVDAYDVTNGEYLEFVRDGGPLPPNWFERDGQLLLRGCFEDLPLPKSWPVWCTQEQATAFAAWCGARLMTEAEYHRAAYGTPDGDERAQPWGDAVPDPERHGNFGWRRFDPEPVGSSPQGASAFGVHDLVGNGWEWTATPFAPFEGFHPMASYPQYSADFFDGMHYVMKGASPVTASTLIRRSFRNWFYYDYPFMYATFRRAYD; from the coding sequence GTGGACACGCTCGCTCCCGCCCGCCTCGACCGGGAGGCGATGGCGGCGCGGTACCGCGCCAACCGCCGCCGCACGGCCGGGCTCTTCGCGTTGATCGCGCCGGAGGCGTACGAGGAAGCGCCGCTCCCGCTGCGGCACCCGTTCGTGTTCTACGACGGGCACATCCCGGGATTCGCGTTCATCACCCTGGTGCGCGACGCGCTCAAACGGCCGTCGGTCGATCCCGACTTCGAGAAGTTGTTCAACCGCGGCATCGATCCGCGCGACGCGAGCGCGGCGGCGCAACACAAGCGCACAGCTTGGCCGGACCGCGCGACGGTGCGCCGGTTCACCGATGCGTGCGACGCCGCGATCTTCGAGGCGTTCGCGAACGCGCAGCTCGATGATCCCGCGGTGCCGAACCTCGTGCACGCCGAAGCGGCGTGGAACGTCCTCGAGCACGAAGAGATGCACCACGAGACGTTCACGTACATCGTTCACCGGCTCGCGCGCGAGAAGCAGCGCGGCCCACGCTTCGAGCACCGCGACGTCGCGCCGCCGCGGCGCGATCCGATCGAGATTCCGGCCGGCCGCGCAACGCTCGGCGCGCGCCGCGGCGCGATCCCGTTCGGCTGGGACAACGAGTTCGACGAGCACGCGGTCGACGTCGGCGCCTTCGACGTCGACGCGTACGACGTGACCAACGGCGAGTACCTGGAGTTCGTGCGCGACGGCGGCCCGCTGCCGCCGAACTGGTTCGAGCGCGACGGCCAGCTGCTGCTGCGCGGCTGCTTCGAAGATCTGCCGCTGCCGAAGTCGTGGCCGGTGTGGTGCACGCAGGAGCAGGCGACGGCGTTCGCCGCGTGGTGCGGCGCGCGGCTGATGACCGAAGCGGAGTACCACCGCGCCGCCTACGGAACGCCGGACGGCGACGAGCGCGCGCAGCCGTGGGGCGACGCTGTGCCCGATCCCGAGCGCCACGGCAACTTCGGCTGGCGGCGTTTCGATCCCGAACCGGTCGGCTCGTCGCCGCAGGGCGCGAGCGCGTTTGGCGTTCACGATCTGGTCGGCAACGGCTGGGAATGGACGGCGACCCCGTTCGCCCCGTTCGAGGGCTTCCACCCGATGGCGTCCTACCCGCAGTACTCGGCCGACTTCTTCGACGGCATGCACTACGTGATGAAGGGCGCCTCGCCGGTGACCGCGAGCACGCTGATCCGCCGCTCGTTCCGCAACTGGTTCTACTACGACTATCCGTTCATGTACGCGACCTTCCGCCGGGCGTACGACTGA